The segment CCACGACTTCAATCGGAACAAGATTCCGGCCCGGAAAACAGCGTGGCATCTTGGTAAGTATTTGCACAAATTAGGATCGTGACTGGAAATGTCGCGAGTAAGACTGCGAAAGCCCACGACGGCTTATTGTATGTTTCTTCACGGCTTTGGCTCCGTGCAGCGACTTGATTTATCCGCAAGCTGTTCTACGCTCAGCCGGATTATAGCATTTATGCAATTAAGCAACGATGAGATTCGCCGTTACTCACGGCACCTGATCCTCCCCGAAGTCGGTTTGCCCGGCCAGAAAAAGATTTGTTCCACCAGCGTCCTCTGCATCGGCGCCGGCGGGCTTGGCTCCCCTATCGCCATGTATCTTGCCGCCGCTGGCATCGGCAAGCTCGGCATCGTGGACTTCGACACGGTGGATTTCTCGAATCTCCAGCGCCAGATTCTGCACACGGACGCCGATGTGGGCCGGCCCAAGGCGCAGTCGGCAAAGGAAACCATCAACGGAATCAACCCCGGCGTCCAGGTCGTCCTCCACAACGTCCGACTCACGAGCGAAAACGCCCTCGAGATCATCAAGCAGTACGACATCATCGTGGATGGCACCGACAACTTTCCGACACGTTACCTGACCAACGACGCCTGTGTGCTGCTCAAAAAGCCCAATGTTTATGGCTCGATCTTCCGTTTTGAGGGCCAGGCCAGCGTGTTCGCGCCGCACCTCGGCGGGCCTTGCTATCGCTGCCTTTATCCCGAACCGCCGCCGCCCGGCATGGTCCCCAGTTGCGCGGAAGGCGGCGTGCTCGGCGTGTTGCCCGGCATCATTGGCTGCATCCAGGCCACCGAGATTTTGAAACTGGCGCTCGGCAAGGGCGGTTCACTCGTCGGCCGACTGCTCCTGTTCAACGCGCTCGACATGAAGTTCCGCGAACTGAAACTGCGCCGGGACCCCCAATGTCCGATCTGCGGCGACACGCCGACGATCACAAAACTGATCGACTACGAAATGTTCTGCGGTATCGCGCCCGAGCCGGCGACGCCCGCGCAGAATCCGGACGAGGTCACCGTGCATGACATGAAAAAGGCGCTGGAAGACCCGAAGCTTGGCATCAAGGTCATCGATGTGCGCGAGCCCGACGAATACGAAATCGCTCATGTTGACGGTGTGCCGCTGTTTCCGCTCAGCACGTTGCAGGAGAAGTTCACGGAACTCGACCCGAACCAGCAGTATTACATTCACTGCAAGAGCGGTATCCGCTCGATGAAGGCGCTGAAATTCTTGCGCGAGCAGGGATTCAAGTATTTGAAGAACGTCAAGGGCGGCATCACCGCCTGGGCGGATGAAATTGATCACAACGTGCCCAAGTATTGAGAAAACGGTGCCGCTCAGTGCGCCTTGTATGTGGGCTTATGATCGTAAGAGAGTTGGAATGTCGTTCTGCAAAGCCCACCGTGAACATACGCTGGCGGTTCACAAGGCGGATAGTCGGGTCTGCGTTGCTGGTTTTGGCGGTATTTTTTTGCGTGTACGCCAAAAAAGTGATCCAGTCACCATTACGGTTTCAAGTGCGGCGCACGATTCCGGACATGTGAGGTTCGAAGTTCACAATCGGACGCGCAGGGCGATGATGCTCGGCAGCCTTGACCTTCTTGGCCGAGTTGGGACGAACTGGGCTTTCGGCGGACATATCCCGCTTGGTGATGCAAAGACAAACTTTGAAATCCTTAGCCTCAAGGTTGCTGCGCCCATCGGCAGAAAGGAATGGAAGGCCAGGTTGGTTTACGAGCCTCAAGCCGCAGGCTTCAAGCTGTTGAAGTGGCGTCTGCAGGAAGCATCGCGAATAGAAAGTCTTGCTCAGGGCTTTCGTCTTACAGGATGGGATGCCTCACAGTACGCGTACAGTGAAGCCCTACACCAATGATTCGGAAGGTGGTGCGGGAGACTACGCTCGCTCTCAAATGAAAACCGTCACCATCCACTGCTGCAAAAGCTGAGCGTCGCGCAAACCGAGCGCCGTCCGATTGGCGGCTGGCTGGCCCTTCAATCGGAAGGCTTGGCTGGCGTTCCTCCTGACGTCGCCGCGCAGTTTTTCCTTCCGCCACCCTCCTTCCTCCTTCATTCTTGCCGCAATATGGGCACACGACGTGAAGCGCGGGAACGCGCGGTGCAATTTCTCTTTCAGTATGACCTGAACCCGTCCGCGGAACTGGACGACGCGCTCAACCAGTTCTGGGACTCGCAGCGTGCCGCCGCGCTGGCGGAGGAGAAGGGGCCTGCCACCTGGGGAGAGAAGGTCGAGCTTCCGCCGCCCACTGCGGAGGAGTCCGCCGCCCGCCTCTTCGCCGAACCGCTCATTCGCGGGACGATCGAGCATCGCAACGAAATTGACGAGCACATCAAGAAGCACGCGAAGAACTGGGAATTGCACCGCATCGCCAACGTGGACCGTAATGTCCTGCGCCTGGCCATCTACGAAATGCTTTATCGCGAGGACATCCCGCCCGTGGTCAGCATCAACGAGGCGGTAGATATCGCGAAAAAGTTTTCCACCAACGACAGCGGCAAGTTTGTCAACGGCATCCTGGACAAGATCAAGGGCGAGCTCCTGCGTCCGGCGAGGATTGTCAAATGAAGTTCGCCGACCTCCATCTTCACACGAATTTTTCCGACGGCACCTACACGCCCGAGGAACTGACGGGTCGCGCGAAGGAACTGAGGTTTGCCGCCCTGGCGCTCACGGACCACGACACGGTGGAAGGCTGCGCGCGCATGGCGATTGCGTGCCGGACGGCGGGCATTGAATTTGTTCCCGCGACGGAATTGACGGCGGAACTGGACGGAATCGAGCTTCACCTGCTCGGCTACTTCGTTGACACGCACAACCGGAGGCTGCTGGCCGAAATGGAAAAATTTCAGAACGTCCGTCAGAACCGCATCCGCGAGATGGTCGCGCGCCTCAATCGAATCAACGTGCCGCTTTCCGCCGACTCTGTTTTCGCTCTTGCCAATTGCCGCTCGCCCGGCCGGCCGCACGTCGGACGCGCTCTGGTGATGGGCGGATTTTGCGCGAGCCTTGACGAGGCCTTCGAGCGTTTTCTGAAGAAGAACCGTCCGGCCTGGGTGCCGAAGTTTAAAATCTCGGCGCTCGATGCCATCGGGCTGATCCATCAGGCGGGCGGCCTGGCCGTGATGGCACATCCGGGGTTGAACCGCACCGACGAAATCATTCCCGACCTTGTTGCTGCGGGCCTCGACGGCATCGAATGTTTCCATACCAAACACACGGCATCCACCGCTGAGCACTATGTTCGCCTGGCGACGGAGCACGGCCTTTTGATCACCGGCGGCTCGGACTGCCACGGCCTCAGCAAAGGGAAACCCCTCATCGGGACCGTCAGGCTGCCCTACGAACACATGGAAAAGCTTAAAGAGGCGGTCAGCCGGCGATCGGTTCAACCATTGAATCGTTGAACTCACTCGATCGAGATCTGACGATTCGGCCCTTCACGATTCAGCAATGAGCTTGTTTCAAAAACTCAAGTCCGGCCTTGCCAAGACCCACGGCAGGCTGGCGCAGGAAATCAAACGCATTGTCACGCGCTCTCCCAAACTTGCCGGCGAATCGCTCGAAGAACTCGAGGCCGTTCTCATTGCCGCCGATCTCGGCGTGGCCGTGACCCAACAAATTGTGGGCGCGGTGAAAAAAACCTATGAATCCCAGGGCAGCGCGGGTCTGGATGTGTTCGCCATCGCCCGCGCTGAAATTGAAAGAAATCTTTCGTTGAATAAACCCGATTTGATCAAGGCCGCTGGCGGCCTGAGCGTCGTCTCGATTGTCGGGGTCAACGGTACGGGCAAGACGACAACCGCCGCCAAGCTCGCGCATCTCGTCCAGTCGCAAGGCCAGACCGCTTTGCTTGCCGCGTGCGACACCTTTCGCGCCGCTGCGATCGAGCAGCTCAAACTCTGGGGTGCGAGGCTCAAGGTCGACGTCATCGCGGGCGCGTATGGCGCGGACGCCGCCGCCGTGGCGCACGACGCCGTCACCGCCGCGCAGGCGCGCAAGGCCGATTACCTCTTCATTGACACCGCGGGCCGACTGCACACCAAGCACAACCTCATGCAGGAACTGCACAAGCTCCATCGCGTCATCGGCAAGCAACTGCCCGGTGCGCCGCACGAAGTCCTGCTCGTGCTCGACGGCAGCACCGGCATGAACGCGTTGAACCAGGCGCGTGAATTCAACAAAGCCGTCCCGCTCACCGGTCTGATCGTGACCAAGCTCGACGGCACGAGCAAGGGCGGCATGGTGGTGGCGATTCAGAAGGAACTCGGCCTGCCCATCAAATTCATCGGCCTCGGCGAACAACCGGACGATTTGCAGCCCTTCGACGCCAAACAATTCGCGCA is part of the Candidatus Angelobacter sp. genome and harbors:
- the moeB gene encoding molybdopterin-synthase adenylyltransferase MoeB, with translation MQLSNDEIRRYSRHLILPEVGLPGQKKICSTSVLCIGAGGLGSPIAMYLAAAGIGKLGIVDFDTVDFSNLQRQILHTDADVGRPKAQSAKETINGINPGVQVVLHNVRLTSENALEIIKQYDIIVDGTDNFPTRYLTNDACVLLKKPNVYGSIFRFEGQASVFAPHLGGPCYRCLYPEPPPPGMVPSCAEGGVLGVLPGIIGCIQATEILKLALGKGGSLVGRLLLFNALDMKFRELKLRRDPQCPICGDTPTITKLIDYEMFCGIAPEPATPAQNPDEVTVHDMKKALEDPKLGIKVIDVREPDEYEIAHVDGVPLFPLSTLQEKFTELDPNQQYYIHCKSGIRSMKALKFLREQGFKYLKNVKGGITAWADEIDHNVPKY
- the ftsY gene encoding signal recognition particle-docking protein FtsY encodes the protein MSLFQKLKSGLAKTHGRLAQEIKRIVTRSPKLAGESLEELEAVLIAADLGVAVTQQIVGAVKKTYESQGSAGLDVFAIARAEIERNLSLNKPDLIKAAGGLSVVSIVGVNGTGKTTTAAKLAHLVQSQGQTALLAACDTFRAAAIEQLKLWGARLKVDVIAGAYGADAAAVAHDAVTAAQARKADYLFIDTAGRLHTKHNLMQELHKLHRVIGKQLPGAPHEVLLVLDGSTGMNALNQAREFNKAVPLTGLIVTKLDGTSKGGMVVAIQKELGLPIKFIGLGEQPDDLQPFDAKQFAQALFEE
- a CDS encoding PHP domain-containing protein; this encodes MKFADLHLHTNFSDGTYTPEELTGRAKELRFAALALTDHDTVEGCARMAIACRTAGIEFVPATELTAELDGIELHLLGYFVDTHNRRLLAEMEKFQNVRQNRIREMVARLNRINVPLSADSVFALANCRSPGRPHVGRALVMGGFCASLDEAFERFLKKNRPAWVPKFKISALDAIGLIHQAGGLAVMAHPGLNRTDEIIPDLVAAGLDGIECFHTKHTASTAEHYVRLATEHGLLITGGSDCHGLSKGKPLIGTVRLPYEHMEKLKEAVSRRSVQPLNR
- the nusB gene encoding transcription antitermination factor NusB, with the protein product MGTRREARERAVQFLFQYDLNPSAELDDALNQFWDSQRAAALAEEKGPATWGEKVELPPPTAEESAARLFAEPLIRGTIEHRNEIDEHIKKHAKNWELHRIANVDRNVLRLAIYEMLYREDIPPVVSINEAVDIAKKFSTNDSGKFVNGILDKIKGELLRPARIVK